Sequence from the Streptomyces sp. R33 genome:
CGATGTCCCTGTACTGGTACGTCGACACCAAGCACGATCTGCTCGAACTCGCCCTGGACCGCGCCCTGGGCGAGCTCCCGCTGCCCCGGACCGCACCGGCCGAGCCGGTCCGGGAGGGCTGGCCCGGCCGGCTGCGGTCGCTGGCCTGCGGCTACCGGCGGCTGCTGGCGGAGCACCCGTGGGTGGCTCCGCTGACCGCCGCGTACCCGAACATCGGCCCGCACGCCCGGGCCTTCGACTGCGCCCTGCAGCGGCTGCTCGATGCCACCGGCCTGGCGGGTGCCTGCCGGACCGGTGCGCACCTGGCCGTCTCGCAGTTCCTGCACGGCTGCGGGGGCGCCGCCCGGCGGGTGTCCGACGGGGACTTCGTCCTCGCGCTCGACGTGCTGATCGCGGGCATCGAGGCGAAGGCCGCCGCCCGGCCGGGCGCGTAGAAGACCCCCGCCGGGTGCCTGCCCCGGCCTGTCGAACAGGGGAGAGGCAGCCCGACGGGGGTCTGTCGTGTCGCGGGTGTTGCTACTGCGCCGAGGCCGTCTCTGCCGAGGCGGTCGCTGCCGAGGCGGTCGCTGCTGAGGTCGTCGGGGCCGAGGCCGTCGGGGCGTGGGCCGCCGGCTTGGACTTCAGCGCGACCTCCTTGATGAACAGCACCAGGACGAGCGCGAGCAGCGCGGTGGGCGCGGCGTAGAGGAAGACGTCGCCGACGCCGTGCCCGTACGCGGACTCGATGACCGTGCGGAACGGCGCGGGCAGCTTGTCGAGGTCGGGGATCCCGCCGCCGGCGGTGCCGCCGTGGCCCATCGCCGCGGCCTTCGGGCCGAGCTCGGCCAGCCCGTCCT
This genomic interval carries:
- a CDS encoding TetR/AcrR family transcriptional regulator — encoded protein: MVTAADPGKARTSVWLAGGHTAPARRRTEAPSGLDRERIIRATVRLLDAEGLARFSMRRLAAGLGVTAMSLYWYVDTKHDLLELALDRALGELPLPRTAPAEPVREGWPGRLRSLACGYRRLLAEHPWVAPLTAAYPNIGPHARAFDCALQRLLDATGLAGACRTGAHLAVSQFLHGCGGAARRVSDGDFVLALDVLIAGIEAKAAARPGA